From Yersinia hibernica, a single genomic window includes:
- the ompA gene encoding porin OmpA, with translation MKKTAIALAVALAGFATVAQAAPKDNTWYTGGKLGWSQYQNTGTGGIYGDQGNDGPTHKDQLGAGAFLGYQANQYLGFELGYDWLGRMPYKGDVRNGDFKAQGVQLAAKLSYPIAQDLDLYTRLGGLVWRADSSAFNAASGERLNNHDTGVSPLVALGAEYAWTKNWATRMEYQWVSQIGDKATVGARPDNGMLSVGVSYRFGQDDAVAPVVAPAPVPAPVVDTKRFTLKSDVLFAFNKATLKPEGQQALDQLYAQLSSIDPKDGSVVVLGFADRIGQPAPNLALSQRRADSVRDYLVSKGIPADKITARGEGQANPVTGNTCDNVKPRAALIECLAPDRRVEIEVKGYKEVVTQPQA, from the coding sequence ATGAAAAAGACAGCTATCGCATTAGCAGTGGCACTGGCTGGTTTCGCTACAGTAGCGCAAGCCGCACCGAAAGATAACACTTGGTACACTGGTGGTAAACTGGGTTGGTCTCAGTATCAAAATACTGGTACTGGCGGTATCTATGGCGACCAAGGCAATGACGGTCCAACTCATAAAGACCAATTAGGTGCTGGTGCGTTCTTGGGTTACCAAGCAAACCAATACCTGGGCTTTGAATTGGGATACGACTGGCTTGGCCGTATGCCTTATAAAGGCGACGTTCGTAACGGCGACTTTAAAGCACAAGGCGTTCAGCTGGCTGCAAAACTGAGCTACCCAATTGCTCAGGACTTAGACCTGTACACCCGTCTGGGTGGTCTGGTTTGGCGTGCGGACTCAAGCGCGTTTAACGCCGCTTCTGGCGAGCGTCTGAACAACCATGACACCGGTGTTTCTCCATTAGTAGCTCTGGGTGCTGAGTACGCGTGGACTAAAAACTGGGCAACCCGTATGGAATACCAGTGGGTTAGCCAGATCGGTGATAAAGCTACCGTTGGTGCTCGTCCAGACAACGGCATGCTGAGCGTTGGTGTTTCTTACCGTTTCGGTCAAGATGATGCAGTTGCTCCAGTAGTTGCTCCAGCACCAGTTCCAGCTCCAGTTGTGGACACTAAGCGTTTCACTCTGAAATCTGACGTGCTGTTTGCTTTCAACAAAGCAACTTTGAAACCAGAAGGCCAGCAAGCTCTGGACCAACTGTATGCACAACTGAGCTCTATCGATCCTAAAGACGGTTCTGTAGTTGTTCTGGGCTTCGCTGACCGTATCGGTCAACCAGCTCCTAACTTAGCTCTGTCTCAGCGTCGTGCTGACAGCGTGCGTGATTACCTGGTTTCTAAAGGTATCCCTGCTGACAAAATCACCGCTCGCGGTGAAGGCCAAGCAAACCCAGTTACAGGCAACACCTGTGACAACGTGAAACCACGTGCTGCGCTGATTGAGTGCTTGGCACCAGATCGTCGCGTAGAGATCGAAGTTAAAGGCTACAAAGAAGTTGTAACTCAGCCACAGGCTTAA
- a CDS encoding AAA family ATPase, giving the protein MTNNRLEWQSLLPNTTPYEALFATASQLEPVPFAAIQPRLENGMTLFCHPQSHPRFMLIKAQESTEYLALIAQAVKELQPEASTLFGGDYLVHGHQVSWQPAQHGDEPFAAISRCLYQEWVEPEQLFGCVRWHKDQISLQPGLVHQANGGVLILSVRALQAQPLMWLRLKQMIAQQRFDWLSPDETRPLPVHIPSMPLELRLILVGDRLGLGDFHDMEPELGELAIYGEFEAELPLVDIDGMTLWCGYINTLLQQKQLPSLSADAWPVLFRQAVRHSGDQGSLPLCPQWLTHQLAEAALYAEEDAITANALEVALNARDWRNSYLAERMQDEIELGQILVETEGQVVGQINGLSVLEYPGHPYAFGEPARISCVVHLGDGEFVDVERKAELGGNIHAKGMMIMQAFLISELELDQPLPFSASIVFEQSYGEVDGDSASLAELCALISALSQQPINQQIAVTGSVDQFGNVQPIGGVNEKIEGFFEACQRRGLTGSQGVILPMTNIRHLCLNQAVIDAVQKEQFHLWAVDSAAEALPLLTGIVYADEQQPSLLGIIQERISQVNPQDRRRWPWPLRWLNWFNQG; this is encoded by the coding sequence TTGACCAATAACAGACTTGAATGGCAGTCACTGCTGCCGAACACAACGCCATATGAAGCGTTATTTGCTACTGCCTCCCAGTTGGAGCCTGTTCCTTTCGCGGCGATTCAACCCCGGCTTGAAAATGGAATGACATTATTTTGTCATCCACAATCACATCCGCGTTTTATGTTGATCAAAGCACAGGAAAGTACTGAGTATCTAGCATTGATCGCTCAAGCTGTTAAAGAGCTGCAACCTGAGGCCTCTACCTTGTTTGGTGGAGACTACCTCGTGCACGGGCATCAGGTGAGCTGGCAGCCAGCGCAACACGGTGACGAGCCGTTTGCGGCGATTTCGCGCTGTCTTTATCAGGAATGGGTTGAACCAGAACAGTTATTTGGTTGTGTCAGATGGCATAAAGATCAAATAAGCCTGCAACCCGGCTTGGTTCACCAGGCGAATGGTGGGGTATTAATCTTATCGGTACGGGCATTACAAGCTCAACCACTGATGTGGCTGCGTCTCAAACAGATGATTGCTCAGCAGCGCTTTGACTGGCTATCACCGGATGAAACCCGCCCTTTACCGGTGCATATCCCCTCAATGCCACTTGAGTTGCGTTTGATTCTGGTCGGAGATCGCCTAGGGCTGGGTGATTTCCATGATATGGAACCTGAATTGGGCGAATTGGCTATTTACGGTGAGTTCGAAGCCGAACTACCGCTAGTCGATATTGACGGTATGACGTTATGGTGCGGCTACATCAATACGCTTTTGCAGCAGAAACAGTTGCCTTCCTTATCAGCGGATGCTTGGCCAGTGCTGTTCCGCCAGGCGGTGCGTCACAGTGGCGACCAAGGTAGCCTGCCATTATGCCCACAATGGCTTACCCACCAGTTGGCTGAAGCCGCTTTATATGCCGAAGAAGACGCAATTACCGCCAATGCATTGGAAGTTGCTTTGAATGCCCGTGATTGGCGCAATAGCTACCTCGCCGAGCGGATGCAAGATGAAATTGAGCTCGGGCAGATTCTGGTTGAAACCGAAGGCCAAGTCGTCGGCCAGATTAATGGCTTGTCAGTATTAGAATATCCTGGTCATCCTTACGCCTTTGGTGAGCCGGCACGTATCAGTTGTGTTGTCCATTTAGGCGATGGTGAATTTGTTGATGTGGAACGTAAAGCCGAATTAGGCGGTAATATTCATGCGAAAGGCATGATGATTATGCAGGCTTTCTTGATTTCAGAGCTAGAACTTGATCAACCGTTGCCTTTCTCCGCCTCCATTGTTTTTGAGCAATCTTATGGTGAGGTTGATGGTGATAGTGCATCGCTGGCAGAACTTTGTGCGCTGATCAGTGCGCTATCGCAACAGCCAATTAATCAGCAAATTGCCGTGACCGGTTCTGTTGACCAATTTGGTAATGTGCAGCCTATTGGCGGTGTGAATGAAAAAATTGAAGGCTTCTTCGAGGCTTGTCAACGCCGCGGGCTAACAGGCAGTCAGGGGGTTATTTTGCCCATGACCAATATCCGTCATTTATGCTTGAATCAAGCGGTGATTGATGCCGTACAGAAAGAGCAGTTCCATTTATGGGCTGTCGATTCCGCCGCTGAAGCATTACCATTGTTAACAGGCATAGTTTATGCCGATGAGCAGCAACCCAGCTTGTTAGGTATCATTCAAGAGCGAATCTCACAAGTAAATCCGCAGGACAGACGCCGTTGGCCATGGCCGTTACGTTGGCTGAACTGGTTTAACCAGGGCTGA
- a CDS encoding YccF domain-containing protein, with protein sequence MRTVLNILNFVLGGFFTTLGWLLATVVSVILIFTLPLTRSCWEITKLSFLPYGNEAIHVNELYPEKSNPLLSAGGSLLNIVWFILFGWWLCLSHIATGIVQCITIIGIPVGIANFKIAAIALWPVGRRVVSVEMAQQARMANAQRQYQQR encoded by the coding sequence ATGCGTACTGTACTGAACATTCTTAATTTTGTTTTAGGTGGTTTTTTCACCACATTAGGTTGGCTATTGGCAACAGTGGTCAGTGTCATTCTCATTTTCACCTTACCATTAACCCGCTCTTGCTGGGAGATTACCAAGTTATCATTTCTCCCTTATGGCAATGAGGCGATCCATGTCAATGAATTATACCCAGAAAAAAGTAATCCTCTGCTCTCTGCCGGTGGATCTTTACTGAATATTGTTTGGTTTATTTTATTTGGTTGGTGGCTATGTTTATCTCATATTGCCACCGGCATTGTGCAATGTATCACCATAATTGGGATTCCCGTCGGGATCGCCAATTTTAAGATTGCTGCTATCGCTTTATGGCCAGTGGGACGCCGTGTTGTTTCTGTCGAAATGGCACAACAAGCAAGAATGGCTAATGCCCAACGCCAATATCAGCAACGCTGA
- the fabA gene encoding bifunctional 3-hydroxydecanoyl-ACP dehydratase/trans-2-decenoyl-ACP isomerase produces MVDKRESYTKEDLEASGRGELFGAGGPPLPAGNMLMMDRVVKMTEDGGTYGKGYVEAELDINPDLWFFGCHFIGDPVMPGCLGLDAMWQLVGFYLGWLGGEGKGRALGVGEVKFTGQVLPDAKKVTYRINFKRIIMRKLIMGVADGEVLVDGKVIYTATDLKVGLFKDTNTF; encoded by the coding sequence ATGGTAGATAAACGCGAATCCTATACAAAAGAAGACCTTGAAGCATCAGGCCGTGGCGAACTGTTTGGCGCAGGCGGGCCACCATTGCCAGCAGGCAACATGTTAATGATGGACCGTGTCGTCAAAATGACAGAAGACGGCGGTACCTATGGTAAAGGTTATGTGGAAGCGGAACTGGATATCAATCCGGACCTATGGTTCTTCGGTTGCCACTTTATTGGTGACCCAGTAATGCCTGGTTGCCTGGGCCTTGATGCCATGTGGCAATTGGTTGGCTTCTATCTTGGTTGGTTGGGTGGCGAGGGCAAAGGCCGCGCACTCGGGGTGGGTGAAGTGAAATTCACCGGGCAAGTGCTGCCAGATGCCAAGAAGGTAACATACCGTATTAATTTCAAACGCATTATTATGCGTAAACTGATTATGGGTGTGGCTGATGGCGAAGTATTAGTGGATGGCAAAGTTATTTATACTGCCACTGACTTGAAAGTCGGCCTGTTTAAAGACACCAACACTTTCTAA
- the fabF gene encoding beta-ketoacyl-ACP synthase II, translated as MNKRRVVITGMGVVSPLGCGIEVVWQRLLAGQSGIRVLPDEIVDDLPAKIGGQVPTISADPAGGFDPNKAVAPKDQKKMDRFIEFAMAAADEAITHAAWQADNSEKQERTATIIGSGIGGFPSIANAVRTTDSRGPKRLSPFTVPSFLVNLAAGHVSIKHHFKGPIGAPVTACAAGVQAIGDAVRLIRNDEADIALCGGAEAAIDKVSLAGFAAARALSTGSNDAPEKASRPFDSARDGFVMGEGAGLLVIEELEHALARGAQPLAEIVGYGTSADAYHMTSGAEDGDGAYRAMKIALRQAGISPAQVQHLNAHATSTPVGDLGEINAIKHLFGTGDNLAVTSTKSATGHLLGAAGGLETIFTALALRDQIVPATLNLENLDPAAQGLNVIAGKAQPHEITYALSNGFGFGGVNASILLKRWAE; from the coding sequence ATGAACAAGCGCCGTGTAGTGATTACAGGAATGGGGGTGGTTTCCCCATTAGGCTGCGGTATTGAGGTGGTATGGCAACGCCTGTTAGCTGGGCAATCAGGTATCCGTGTGCTGCCCGATGAGATTGTCGATGATTTACCGGCAAAGATTGGTGGACAAGTTCCAACCATTTCAGCAGACCCCGCCGGGGGCTTTGATCCCAATAAGGCGGTTGCGCCGAAAGATCAAAAGAAAATGGATCGTTTTATTGAATTTGCCATGGCCGCAGCAGATGAAGCCATTACCCATGCGGCCTGGCAGGCCGATAATAGTGAGAAACAAGAGCGCACAGCAACCATCATTGGCTCAGGGATTGGTGGCTTCCCCTCTATTGCAAATGCGGTGCGCACCACCGATAGCCGCGGGCCAAAACGCCTTTCACCTTTCACCGTGCCTTCATTTTTGGTAAATCTGGCCGCAGGCCATGTTTCTATCAAACATCATTTCAAAGGGCCAATTGGCGCGCCGGTTACCGCCTGTGCCGCGGGTGTGCAAGCTATCGGCGATGCGGTACGCCTAATCCGCAATGATGAGGCAGATATTGCACTTTGTGGTGGTGCCGAAGCGGCAATAGATAAAGTTAGCCTGGCGGGCTTTGCCGCTGCACGCGCATTATCAACCGGTTCTAATGATGCCCCGGAAAAAGCCTCTCGCCCATTCGACAGTGCCCGTGATGGTTTTGTCATGGGGGAAGGTGCTGGTTTACTGGTTATTGAAGAGTTAGAGCATGCTTTGGCGCGCGGAGCACAACCTTTAGCCGAGATTGTCGGCTACGGCACCAGTGCCGATGCCTACCATATGACGTCGGGCGCTGAAGATGGTGACGGCGCATATCGTGCCATGAAAATTGCGCTGCGCCAGGCCGGGATCTCGCCGGCGCAGGTTCAGCATTTAAATGCGCATGCGACCTCAACTCCAGTGGGTGATCTGGGTGAAATCAATGCCATTAAGCATTTGTTTGGCACCGGTGACAACTTAGCGGTGACATCAACCAAGTCAGCAACCGGCCACTTGCTGGGGGCCGCCGGTGGGTTAGAAACTATCTTCACCGCACTGGCATTGCGCGACCAAATCGTACCGGCAACGTTGAACCTGGAAAATCTGGATCCCGCCGCCCAGGGGCTGAATGTCATTGCCGGTAAAGCGCAACCCCATGAAATCACGTATGCCCTTTCAAATGGTTTTGGATTTGGTGGCGTGAATGCAAGTATCTTGCTCAAGCGCTGGGCTGAATAA
- the yccS gene encoding YccS family putative transporter, with translation MLTFVTGLRRYIYNSSLLYHVRIFIALVGVTAVPWWIDQPKLTIPLTLGVVAAALTDLDDRLAGRLRNLFITLICFFIASASIELLFPYPWLFALGLTFSTCGFILLGALGQRYATIAFGALLIAIYTMLGTSMYHIWYQQPLLLILGAVWYNILTLCGHLIFPIRPLQDNLARCYQHLAHYLEAKANLFDPDIESDVNQPLIDVAMANSTLVSTLNQAKTSLVTRLKGDRGQRETRRTLHYYFVAQDIHERASSSHVQYQVLREKFRYSDVLFRFQRLLSMQARACMQLSQSILMRQKYQHDPRFERAFTFLDAALARELAQNENVPQVKALSHLLKNLRAIDAQLAGIESEQVLAQDPQPESRLSDDRITGWSDIKLRISRHLTPQSALLRHAVRMSVVLCVGYAFIQFTGMRHGYWILLTSLFVCQPNYNATRRRLALRIIGTLAGILIGLPILYFVPSIEGQLILIVITGVLFFAFRNVQYAHATMFITLLVLLCFNLLGEGFEVAAPRVFDTLLGCAIAWVAVSFIWPDWKFRQLPAVVRKTLNANCRYLDAILVQYYQGKDNSLPYRIARRDAHNCDAELASVISNMSAEPKNNKETQEAAFRLLCLNHTMLSYISALGAHREKLTNTTTLNLLNDAICYVEGTLEQEQPDHVKMAQVLASLSTRLQSCNPEPESKDQLVLQQIGLLLELLPELSELNKRIGQVG, from the coding sequence GTGCTCACTTTCGTCACTGGTTTACGCCGTTATATCTACAATAGCAGCCTGCTTTATCATGTTCGTATATTTATCGCGTTGGTGGGTGTAACGGCGGTTCCATGGTGGATTGACCAACCAAAACTGACAATCCCCTTAACTCTGGGGGTCGTGGCAGCAGCATTAACTGACCTTGATGACCGCCTCGCTGGGCGGTTACGTAACTTATTCATTACGCTGATTTGTTTTTTTATCGCATCAGCCTCTATTGAGTTGTTATTTCCTTACCCTTGGCTATTTGCTCTTGGCCTGACCTTTTCAACCTGCGGTTTTATTTTGCTGGGCGCCTTGGGCCAACGTTATGCCACTATCGCCTTCGGTGCATTGCTAATTGCCATCTACACCATGCTCGGCACTTCGATGTACCATATTTGGTATCAGCAACCACTGTTACTGATACTCGGTGCCGTTTGGTATAACATTTTGACTTTATGCGGCCACCTTATTTTCCCTATTCGTCCTTTACAGGATAATCTGGCCCGCTGCTATCAACACTTAGCCCACTACTTGGAAGCCAAAGCCAATCTGTTTGATCCAGATATTGAATCTGATGTTAATCAACCTCTTATTGATGTCGCGATGGCCAATAGCACATTAGTCTCGACACTGAATCAAGCTAAAACCTCACTTGTTACACGGCTGAAAGGTGATCGCGGCCAACGCGAAACAAGACGAACTCTCCATTATTATTTTGTCGCGCAAGATATTCACGAACGTGCCAGTTCATCACATGTCCAATATCAGGTATTGCGAGAAAAATTCCGCTACAGCGATGTATTGTTTCGTTTTCAGCGTTTATTAAGCATGCAAGCCAGAGCCTGCATGCAACTTTCGCAATCTATTCTAATGAGGCAGAAATACCAGCATGACCCGCGTTTTGAACGTGCATTTACATTCTTAGATGCTGCACTGGCTAGGGAATTGGCCCAAAATGAGAATGTGCCACAAGTTAAAGCACTTTCACATTTACTCAAAAACTTACGCGCTATTGATGCCCAATTGGCAGGGATTGAGTCAGAGCAAGTCTTAGCCCAAGACCCGCAACCTGAAAGCCGCTTATCTGATGACCGCATCACTGGATGGAGCGATATTAAGTTACGCATCAGCCGCCATCTGACACCGCAATCCGCACTCTTGCGCCATGCTGTTCGCATGTCCGTGGTGCTTTGTGTGGGTTATGCATTCATTCAATTCACCGGCATGCGCCATGGTTATTGGATTTTGCTGACCAGCCTTTTTGTTTGCCAACCCAACTATAATGCAACAAGACGCCGCCTGGCGCTGCGCATCATTGGCACTTTGGCGGGCATACTTATCGGGTTGCCCATCCTTTATTTCGTCCCCTCGATTGAGGGGCAACTCATCCTGATAGTCATTACTGGCGTACTCTTTTTTGCTTTCCGCAATGTTCAATATGCTCATGCAACAATGTTCATTACCTTACTGGTTTTGTTATGTTTTAACTTACTTGGCGAAGGGTTTGAGGTTGCTGCACCGCGCGTATTTGACACATTGCTCGGCTGTGCAATTGCTTGGGTTGCGGTCAGTTTTATCTGGCCGGACTGGAAGTTCCGCCAACTTCCGGCCGTAGTCCGTAAAACACTTAATGCAAACTGCCGTTATCTCGATGCTATCTTAGTGCAGTATTATCAAGGTAAAGATAATAGCCTGCCCTACCGTATCGCCCGCCGCGATGCTCATAATTGTGATGCAGAATTAGCGTCCGTCATTTCTAATATGTCCGCGGAGCCCAAAAATAATAAAGAAACTCAGGAGGCTGCGTTTCGTTTACTGTGCCTAAACCACACCATGCTGAGTTACATCTCCGCTCTAGGGGCTCATCGCGAAAAACTGACCAATACCACCACACTGAATTTACTCAACGATGCGATTTGCTATGTGGAAGGGACTCTTGAGCAAGAACAACCCGACCATGTAAAAATGGCGCAAGTATTGGCGAGTTTATCAACCCGGCTACAGAGTTGTAATCCTGAGCCGGAGAGCAAAGATCAGTTGGTTTTACAACAGATTGGCTTGTTACTTGAATTATTGCCTGAGCTCAGTGAACTGAATAAACGCATTGGCCAGGTGGGTTAA
- a CDS encoding winged helix-turn-helix transcriptional regulator — protein MQRTCFQDLPCPVARSLERVGEWWSILIIRDAFQGLTRFDEFQQSLQLSPTILTRRLKYLVENGILEKRLYHSRPARYEYLLTERGNDFFPVIAALFHWGNQHFAPDGPAVILADRHTGAPVEPILLNNATQQPIRAEDVTLAAGSVRSDIINKRLALMQLKDSANAKYSPHSIQSLKEK, from the coding sequence ATGCAAAGAACTTGCTTTCAAGACCTACCCTGCCCGGTGGCCCGCTCCCTTGAACGGGTTGGAGAATGGTGGAGCATACTCATCATCCGTGATGCTTTTCAGGGGTTAACACGATTTGATGAATTCCAGCAAAGTTTGCAGCTTTCACCCACTATCCTCACCCGCCGTCTCAAGTATTTGGTGGAAAACGGCATCTTGGAAAAACGGCTTTATCACTCTCGCCCTGCCCGCTATGAGTATTTATTGACGGAACGTGGTAATGACTTTTTCCCCGTGATAGCCGCCTTGTTTCACTGGGGTAATCAACATTTTGCTCCCGACGGACCGGCAGTGATACTTGCAGATCGCCACACCGGCGCACCTGTCGAGCCAATCCTGTTGAACAATGCCACTCAGCAACCTATCCGTGCAGAAGATGTTACCCTCGCGGCAGGTTCAGTCAGGAGCGATATAATTAATAAACGATTGGCGCTGATGCAACTGAAAGATTCAGCAAATGCCAAGTATTCCCCCCATTCAATTCAGTCTCTAAAGGAAAAATAA
- the matP gene encoding macrodomain Ter protein MatP has translation MKYQQLENLESGWKWAYLVKKHREGEAITRHIENSAAQDAVEQLMKLESEPVKVAEWIDVHMNVQLANRMKQTIRARRKRHFNAEHQHTRKKSIDLEFLVWQRLAALARRRGNTLSETVVQLIEDAERKEKYRSQMSSLKQDLQDILGKEM, from the coding sequence ATGAAATATCAGCAACTGGAAAATCTGGAAAGCGGTTGGAAATGGGCGTATTTGGTTAAAAAACACCGTGAAGGTGAAGCCATTACTCGCCATATAGAAAACAGTGCGGCTCAGGATGCTGTAGAGCAACTGATGAAGCTGGAAAGTGAGCCTGTGAAGGTGGCGGAATGGATTGATGTGCATATGAATGTGCAACTGGCTAATCGGATGAAGCAGACTATCCGCGCCAGACGTAAGCGGCATTTCAATGCGGAGCATCAGCATACTCGCAAGAAATCAATCGATCTGGAGTTTCTGGTGTGGCAACGTTTGGCGGCACTGGCAAGGCGTCGAGGCAATACGCTGTCAGAGACAGTTGTTCAGTTAATTGAAGATGCCGAACGTAAAGAGAAATATAGGAGCCAGATGTCGTCTTTGAAACAGGACTTGCAAGATATTCTTGGCAAAGAGATGTAA
- a CDS encoding TfoX/Sxy family DNA transformation protein has translation MENVSKSKIMQAQSRFDFLGQITVRSQFGGYGLLANGIMFAVVSEGELYLRANDLIENFFRNRGMANLIYAKRGLPVLLRYYRVDAFLWDDDLALRHFATLAYQGAKSEVLSKKCPPARLKDLPNLSASLERLLWKAGITSVAALRLEGAKRCYLKLRTLRCSLGFNVLLALAGAISGHHYAVLPLVMRSELMEWFEMHIRPADIIITQYETA, from the coding sequence ATGGAAAACGTATCTAAGAGCAAGATAATGCAAGCACAAAGCCGTTTTGATTTTTTAGGCCAAATCACGGTTCGCTCACAATTTGGTGGGTATGGCCTATTAGCCAATGGCATTATGTTTGCTGTGGTTTCGGAGGGGGAGTTGTATTTACGGGCCAATGACTTAATTGAGAATTTTTTTCGTAATCGAGGGATGGCTAATCTTATTTATGCCAAACGGGGGCTTCCGGTATTATTGCGATATTATCGGGTCGATGCGTTTTTATGGGATGATGACCTCGCATTACGTCACTTTGCAACACTGGCGTATCAAGGAGCTAAATCCGAGGTTTTAAGTAAAAAATGCCCTCCAGCGCGTTTGAAAGATTTACCTAACCTCAGTGCCAGCCTTGAGCGATTATTGTGGAAAGCCGGAATTACAAGTGTGGCAGCGTTGCGACTTGAGGGGGCTAAACGCTGTTATTTGAAGTTACGGACTTTAAGATGTTCGCTCGGCTTTAATGTACTGTTGGCTCTTGCCGGGGCTATCAGCGGTCACCATTATGCTGTGCTGCCTCTTGTCATGCGCAGTGAGCTTATGGAATGGTTCGAAATGCATATCCGCCCGGCTGATATCATCATTACACAATATGAAACAGCATAA
- the sulA gene encoding SOS-induced cell division inhibitor SulA, whose translation MRTQSLKPYNANYHSLVTQDTPTRVDAPTDSGLISELVYSENQPAVAQLLLPLLQQLAKQSRWLLWLTPEQKLSRLWLQQSGLPMTKVVQARQINPLSTVDAMEKALLTGNYSVVLGWLPELSENDRIRLRMAAQFGNAYGFVMRPLDDTKSDQGQCATLKIHSSLYH comes from the coding sequence ATGCGCACTCAATCACTAAAACCTTATAATGCTAATTATCATTCTCTTGTTACTCAGGATACCCCGACAAGAGTTGATGCCCCTACAGATAGTGGCCTTATCAGTGAACTGGTGTACAGTGAAAACCAACCTGCGGTTGCTCAGCTATTGCTTCCGTTATTACAACAGCTTGCTAAACAATCCCGATGGCTGCTGTGGCTAACCCCTGAACAAAAATTAAGTCGCTTATGGCTACAGCAGTCAGGTTTACCAATGACAAAAGTCGTGCAGGCGAGGCAGATAAATCCATTATCAACTGTGGATGCAATGGAAAAGGCATTATTGACGGGAAATTACAGTGTTGTTCTTGGTTGGTTACCAGAATTATCGGAGAATGACCGCATCAGATTGCGTATGGCGGCACAGTTTGGAAATGCTTATGGGTTTGTTATGCGTCCTTTGGATGACACAAAATCCGATCAAGGACAGTGCGCAACGTTAAAAATTCATTCTTCTTTGTATCATTAA